TTTCCTGCCTATCGCAATGGGGGGACGTCGAAATGAGTGCGAAGCAGCGGATCTTTTTATCACCGCCACATATGGGGGAGGATGAGCGCGACTTGGTGGCAGACGCCTTTGCCTCCAATTGGATCGCACCGTTGGGGGAACACGTCGATGCTTTTGAGCGAGAGATTGCCCAATATGTGGGCGTAAAAGCTGCACTGGCTGTGTCCTCTGGTACGTCTGCTATCCATCTCGGGCTGAGGCTAGCAGGCGTCGCTCCGGGTGATACGGTGTTCTGCTCCAGCCTCACCTTTGTCGCCAGTGCCAATCCGATTCTGTACCAGGGAGCGACTCCAGTATTCATTGATTCTGAGGAAGGGTCTTGGAATATGTCTCCGCTGGCATTAGAGCGGGCCCTGCGGGAAGCGGCAGTAGCGGACAAGTTGCCCAAGGCGGTCGTCATCGTCAATTTATATGGGCAGAGCGCAGATATGGGACCGTTGATTGCGCTTTGTGAGCAGTATGGGGTGTGCGTGGTGGAGGATGCAGCAGAATCGTTAGGGGCTGTATACAAAGGGAGAATGAGCGGTGTCTTTGGGCATGTTGGGACCTTTTCGTTTAATGGCAATAAAATCATGACGACATCAGGTGGTGGAATGCTCGTCTCCGATGACGTTGAGGCGATCGAAAAGGCACGCTTCTGGTCGACGCAGGCGAAGGAGCCAGCCAGGCATTACCAGCATGAAGAGATGGGCTACAACTATCGGTTGAGCAACGTACTGGCGGCAATTGGCCGGGGGCAGCTGCGCGTTTTGGAGGAGCGAATCGAGGCAAGGAGAGGGATTTACAAGCGTTATGAACAAGCTCTCGGACAATTACCTGGTATTTCGTTCATGCCAGAGCCGGCGACAGGGCGATCCACAAGATGGCTGACCGTGATGACACTGAATCCAGCGGACGCGACAATCTCTGCTGCACAAGTGATCGATGCACTGGGCAAAGAAAATATCGAAGCCCGTCCCGTGTGGAAGCCGATGCATCAGCAACCGTTGTTCGCACAGTGCCAATACTATTCGCACCAGCCTGATGAGAGTGTATCAGATCGTCTTTTTGTCCAAGGTGTTTGCTTGCCGTCCGGTTCCAGCTTGACCGCTGAACAGCAGGAGCGAGTCATCGGTGTTATCACGAACTGCCTCTTGAATCAGGAACAGGGGGTGCGCCATGTATAGTTATGAGCAGATAGAAAAATGGCGTAGTCTCTGCTCGTCTTCCTTTTACGTACTGGACACAGTGAAGCTCTCCGAGAACTATCGTCGTTTCCAACGGGCTTTTACTCGACGCTATGAGCATGTGGTCGTGGCGTATTCGTATAAGACCAATTACTTGCCGTTTTTATGCCAAAAGCTGCATCAGTTAGGAGCGCATGCAGAAGTCGTCTCTCGACTGGAGTACGAATTGGCACGAAAGCTCGGCGTAGATCCTGCGTCAATCATTTTTAACGGCCCGCTCAAAACGGAAGAGGACATTCACCTTGCCTTGGAGCAGGGGAGCCTGATCAATCTGGATTCTTTTTCGGAAATACCATGGGTGGTGGCCTACGCCAAGCAGTATCCCGAGCAGACGTTTCGGATTGGTCTACGAATTAATGTGGATTTGGCCAGGGGTGGAGTGAGTCCTCTGCAAAATGGGTACGAGGTCAGCCGATTTGGTTTTTGCGTCGAAAACGGCAATTTGGAAAAAGCCCTGAGCCAGTTGGCTGTCGCCTCGAATGTGCATGTAGTCGGGTTGCATGGACACTTTTCCACCAATCGCAGTGTCGGTGTGTATCGCCAAATTACGCGCCATCTATGCTGTTTGGGAAAGCAGCATTTGGGCGAGCGGCTTGCTTTTATCGATATTGGAGGCGGATTCTATGGCGAGCTCCCGACCTCGTTCGGGATGACGGCTGCTCCTACC
This genomic stretch from Brevibacillus sp. DP1.3A harbors:
- a CDS encoding DegT/DnrJ/EryC1/StrS aminotransferase family protein; the encoded protein is MSAKQRIFLSPPHMGEDERDLVADAFASNWIAPLGEHVDAFEREIAQYVGVKAALAVSSGTSAIHLGLRLAGVAPGDTVFCSSLTFVASANPILYQGATPVFIDSEEGSWNMSPLALERALREAAVADKLPKAVVIVNLYGQSADMGPLIALCEQYGVCVVEDAAESLGAVYKGRMSGVFGHVGTFSFNGNKIMTTSGGGMLVSDDVEAIEKARFWSTQAKEPARHYQHEEMGYNYRLSNVLAAIGRGQLRVLEERIEARRGIYKRYEQALGQLPGISFMPEPATGRSTRWLTVMTLNPADATISAAQVIDALGKENIEARPVWKPMHQQPLFAQCQYYSHQPDESVSDRLFVQGVCLPSGSSLTAEQQERVIGVITNCLLNQEQGVRHV
- a CDS encoding diaminopimelate decarboxylase, coding for MYSYEQIEKWRSLCSSSFYVLDTVKLSENYRRFQRAFTRRYEHVVVAYSYKTNYLPFLCQKLHQLGAHAEVVSRLEYELARKLGVDPASIIFNGPLKTEEDIHLALEQGSLINLDSFSEIPWVVAYAKQYPEQTFRIGLRINVDLARGGVSPLQNGYEVSRFGFCVENGNLEKALSQLAVASNVHVVGLHGHFSTNRSVGVYRQITRHLCCLGKQHLGERLAFIDIGGGFYGELPTSFGMTAAPTFEEYAEAITSVVKEELAELDHAPLLILEPGISLVADTLDFVCQVVDVKENRGERFVLVDGSIHNVKPTMHAHLLPARLVCNRKSVPEASYHVVGYTCMEKDYLLQGFTGPLPDIGDYFVFGHVGAYTLVFNPPFIRERPPVLAIDGNEAVIVRGKETLQQFIPESVYRFHVDKQGVMN